From the genome of Kaistella daneshvariae, one region includes:
- a CDS encoding succinate dehydrogenase cytochrome b subunit: MAGFTTSTIGRKYAMALSAMFLLIFLIMHLSVNLLSLGGENGPFNAASYFMGYNPLIQFVMQPILVIGLIFHFVMGFVLEIQNNRARPIKYGMNNRAANSTWMSRNMLISGAVILAFLVLHMYDFWAHEITYKYVPGEGDAADTTRFWGELHAKFAELWRVVLYVISFVLLGLHLAHGFQSSFQSVGARHPKYTPVIKAIGTWYSILIPAGFIFIAVFHYVTQ; the protein is encoded by the coding sequence ATGGCAGGATTTACGACTTCTACGATTGGAAGAAAGTACGCAATGGCATTGTCTGCAATGTTTTTGCTTATTTTTCTTATTATGCACCTTTCGGTAAATTTACTTTCTCTTGGTGGCGAAAATGGTCCCTTTAACGCAGCATCTTATTTTATGGGATATAATCCCCTGATACAGTTTGTTATGCAGCCGATTTTAGTTATCGGTTTAATTTTTCACTTTGTGATGGGTTTTGTCCTGGAAATCCAGAACAATAGAGCGCGACCGATAAAATACGGTATGAATAACCGCGCCGCAAACAGTACCTGGATGTCCCGCAACATGTTGATTTCCGGTGCTGTAATTTTAGCCTTCCTTGTACTTCATATGTACGATTTCTGGGCGCACGAAATTACTTACAAATATGTTCCCGGTGAAGGTGATGCAGCAGATACAACAAGATTCTGGGGTGAACTTCATGCAAAATTCGCTGAGCTTTGGCGCGTGGTTTTGTATGTGATTTCTTTCGTGCTTTTGGGTTTACACCTTGCGCACGGTTTCCAGTCTTCGTTCCAGTCAGTTGGTGCAAGACATCCAAAATATACACCGGTCATTAAGGCAATCGGTACCTGGTATTCCATTCTTATTCCTGCTGGTTTTATTTTTATAGCCGTTTTTCATTACGTTACTCAATAA
- a CDS encoding succinate dehydrogenase/fumarate reductase iron-sulfur subunit, with protein MSTKKGLNLTLKIWRQKNNKSKGQFETYKISGVSTDSSFLEMLDMLNENLINEGQEPVAFDHDCREGICGMCSLYINGRPHGPDTGITTCQLHMRMFKDGETIHIEPWRSAAFPIIKDLVTDRSSFDRVMAAGGFISVNTSGNTLDANAIPVPKEDADNAMDAAACIACGACVATCKNGSAMLFVGAKVTQLALLPQGRVEAERRVLNMVKAMDEEGFGNCSNTGACEVECPKGITLAVIAKMNREYMSANIDKG; from the coding sequence ATGAGTACTAAAAAAGGATTAAACCTGACTCTAAAAATTTGGAGACAGAAAAACAATAAATCAAAAGGACAATTTGAGACTTACAAAATTTCCGGTGTTTCTACGGATTCTTCGTTTCTGGAAATGTTGGATATGCTCAATGAAAATTTAATCAATGAAGGTCAGGAGCCTGTCGCTTTCGATCACGACTGTCGCGAAGGAATCTGCGGTATGTGTTCGCTGTATATCAACGGTCGTCCGCACGGCCCTGATACCGGCATTACCACTTGCCAGCTCCACATGAGAATGTTCAAAGATGGCGAAACAATTCACATTGAACCGTGGAGAAGTGCTGCGTTCCCAATCATTAAAGATTTGGTAACCGACAGAAGTTCTTTCGACAGAGTGATGGCAGCCGGCGGATTTATTTCCGTAAACACTTCTGGGAACACCTTAGATGCCAACGCGATTCCCGTTCCGAAAGAAGATGCTGACAATGCAATGGACGCTGCGGCTTGTATCGCGTGTGGTGCCTGTGTTGCAACGTGTAAAAACGGTTCGGCAATGTTGTTCGTGGGTGCTAAAGTTACCCAGCTTGCACTTTTGCCTCAAGGTAGAGTGGAAGCTGAGAGACGTGTGTTGAATATGGTGAAAGCCATGGACGAAGAAGGCTTTGGAAACTGTTCAAATACCGGTGCCTGCGAGGTGGAATGTCCGAAAGGAATTACCCTTGCTGTGATAGCGAAAATGAACAGAGAATATATGTCTGCAAATATTGATAAAGGCTAA
- the lpxB gene encoding lipid-A-disaccharide synthase, which yields MKYYIIAGEASGDLHASNLMKSIIAKDPAAEFRFWGGDLMAEVAGTSPVKHYKDLAFMGFLEVAKNLGTILKNIKFCKEDLKNYQPDVLILVDYPGFNLRIAEFAKNLGLRVVYYISPQLWAWKEGRVEKIRKFVDEILVILPFEKDFYKKHQVEAHFVGHPLLDAVSNLPEIDVEKFKAENQLNEKEIIALLPGSREQEVTKMLALMLSVRENFADYQFVIAGAPSLPKSFYQKYVDENVHFVSNKTYDLLRCSKAALVASGTATLETALLNIPQVVCYRSSTISYEIGKRVVKNIKYISLVNLIMDEEIVTELIQSELNTKNLVKELGKIVNGAEREKMLDNYQKLQQKLGGKGASDHAAQVIVNGVISR from the coding sequence GTGAAATATTACATCATCGCGGGTGAAGCGTCCGGAGATCTTCATGCTTCAAATCTAATGAAATCAATTATCGCGAAAGATCCTGCGGCAGAATTTCGGTTTTGGGGAGGCGATTTGATGGCTGAGGTTGCCGGGACTTCACCGGTGAAACATTACAAAGATTTGGCGTTTATGGGTTTTTTGGAAGTGGCGAAAAACCTCGGCACCATCCTAAAGAATATAAAATTCTGCAAAGAAGACCTGAAAAATTATCAACCCGATGTTTTGATTTTAGTCGATTATCCGGGTTTTAATTTGAGAATTGCGGAATTTGCGAAAAATCTCGGGCTTCGGGTGGTCTATTATATTTCGCCGCAACTTTGGGCCTGGAAAGAAGGCCGAGTGGAAAAAATCCGGAAGTTTGTTGATGAGATTCTGGTGATTTTGCCTTTCGAAAAAGATTTTTACAAAAAACATCAGGTGGAGGCGCATTTTGTTGGACATCCGCTTTTAGATGCTGTTTCCAACTTACCGGAAATTGATGTTGAAAAATTTAAAGCTGAAAACCAGCTGAACGAAAAAGAAATTATTGCGCTTTTGCCGGGTTCACGCGAGCAGGAAGTCACGAAAATGTTGGCTTTAATGCTTTCCGTGCGGGAAAATTTTGCTGATTATCAGTTTGTAATTGCCGGCGCACCGAGTTTGCCCAAATCTTTTTACCAAAAATATGTGGACGAAAACGTGCATTTTGTCTCGAATAAAACTTACGATTTGCTTCGATGTTCAAAAGCAGCGTTGGTCGCTTCCGGAACGGCCACTTTAGAAACCGCACTGCTGAATATTCCTCAGGTGGTGTGTTACCGCAGCAGCACCATTTCGTATGAAATCGGGAAACGCGTGGTGAAAAACATCAAATATATCTCGCTTGTCAACTTAATCATGGACGAAGAGATTGTAACCGAATTGATTCAAAGTGAGCTGAATACTAAAAATTTGGTCAAAGAGCTCGGAAAAATTGTGAATGGTGCTGAGCGCGAAAAAATGCTCGATAATTACCAAAAACTTCAGCAAAAATTAGGTGGAAAAGGCGCCAGCGACCACGCTGCGCAAGTGATTGTAAATGGGGTGATTTCACGGTAA
- a CDS encoding fumarate reductase/succinate dehydrogenase flavoprotein subunit, with translation MSKLDSKIPAGPLADKWKNHKDHMNLVSPNNRDKIDIIVVGTGLAGGSAAATLAEQGYNVKAFCYQDSPRRAHSIAAQGGINAAKNYQGDGDSVYRLFYDTIKGGDYRSREANVYRLAEVSASIIDQCVAQGVPFGREYGGQLDNRSFGGVQVKRTFYAKGQTGQQLLLGAYSAMSRQIGKGRIKMYNRHEMLELVIVDGKARGIIARNLVTGEIEKHSAHAVVIASGGYGNVYFLSTNAMGSNVSAAWKIHKKGAYFANPCFVQIHPTCIPVHGTAQSKLTLMSESLRNSGRIWVPKNIEDAVAIREGKLKPENIPAENRDYYLERRYPAFGNLVPRDVASRAAKERCDAGYGIENNDTHEGVYLDFSTEILKKGNEAAIEKNIHNPSPQQIYDLGKAWIEEKYGNLFVMYEKITADNPYVTPMKIYPAVHYTMGGVWVDYNLMSTIPGCFVIGEANFSDHGANRLGASALMQGLADGYFVLPYTIADYLAADIRTGKIPTDLPEFDAAEKEIQDKVAFFMNNKGKHSVDYFHKKLGHIMWNKVGMGRTPEGLREAITEIEEVRKEFWAEVKVPGEANGMNMELEKAFRVADFLELGQLMAMDALKREESCGGHFRWDHATPEGEAERDDEHFKYVAAWEYQGGDINQEMMHKEDLIYENIEVKTRSYK, from the coding sequence ATGAGCAAATTAGATTCAAAAATTCCGGCCGGCCCGTTGGCAGACAAATGGAAAAATCATAAAGATCATATGAACCTTGTTTCACCTAACAACCGTGATAAAATTGATATCATCGTGGTGGGAACAGGTTTGGCGGGTGGTTCTGCTGCCGCAACTTTAGCAGAACAGGGTTATAATGTAAAGGCTTTTTGTTATCAGGATTCACCACGAAGAGCGCACTCTATTGCGGCTCAGGGTGGTATTAATGCTGCAAAAAATTATCAGGGTGACGGAGATTCCGTTTACCGTTTATTTTACGATACTATTAAAGGTGGCGATTACCGTTCGCGGGAGGCTAATGTTTACAGATTAGCAGAGGTTTCAGCTTCGATTATCGACCAATGTGTGGCACAAGGTGTTCCGTTCGGTAGAGAATACGGCGGACAGCTGGATAACCGTTCTTTCGGTGGAGTGCAGGTAAAAAGAACTTTCTACGCAAAAGGACAAACGGGACAACAATTATTATTAGGCGCTTATTCTGCCATGAGCCGACAAATCGGAAAGGGTAGAATTAAAATGTACAACCGTCACGAAATGCTTGAACTGGTAATTGTAGACGGAAAAGCGCGCGGAATTATTGCCAGAAACCTGGTAACCGGCGAAATTGAAAAACATTCAGCGCACGCTGTAGTTATCGCTTCCGGTGGTTACGGGAATGTGTATTTCCTTTCTACGAACGCAATGGGCTCCAACGTTTCAGCAGCCTGGAAAATCCACAAAAAAGGAGCATATTTTGCAAATCCTTGCTTTGTGCAAATTCACCCGACATGTATTCCGGTTCACGGGACTGCGCAGTCTAAACTGACTTTAATGTCCGAATCTTTACGGAACTCCGGAAGAATTTGGGTACCGAAAAATATCGAAGATGCCGTTGCTATCCGTGAAGGCAAACTTAAACCAGAAAATATTCCGGCAGAAAACCGCGATTATTATTTGGAAAGAAGATATCCGGCTTTCGGAAACTTGGTTCCGCGTGACGTTGCATCGCGCGCTGCAAAAGAAAGATGTGATGCCGGTTACGGTATTGAAAATAACGATACGCACGAAGGTGTTTATCTTGATTTCTCCACAGAAATCCTGAAAAAAGGAAATGAAGCTGCCATCGAGAAAAATATTCACAATCCTTCGCCGCAACAAATTTATGATTTGGGTAAAGCGTGGATTGAAGAAAAATATGGTAACCTTTTCGTGATGTACGAAAAAATTACTGCCGACAATCCATACGTGACTCCGATGAAAATTTATCCGGCGGTACACTATACCATGGGTGGCGTTTGGGTTGATTACAATTTGATGTCAACCATTCCGGGTTGTTTCGTAATTGGTGAAGCTAATTTCTCTGATCACGGTGCGAACAGATTGGGTGCTTCAGCACTGATGCAAGGTTTAGCGGATGGTTATTTCGTGTTACCTTATACCATTGCGGATTACTTAGCAGCCGACATCAGAACCGGAAAAATTCCAACAGATTTGCCGGAATTTGATGCTGCCGAAAAAGAAATTCAGGATAAAGTTGCTTTCTTTATGAACAATAAAGGCAAGCACAGTGTAGATTATTTCCACAAAAAATTAGGCCATATTATGTGGAATAAAGTTGGAATGGGCCGTACACCGGAAGGTTTAAGAGAAGCCATTACAGAAATCGAAGAAGTTCGGAAAGAATTCTGGGCAGAAGTAAAAGTTCCAGGTGAAGCTAATGGGATGAATATGGAGCTTGAAAAAGCTTTCCGGGTTGCAGATTTCCTAGAATTAGGTCAGCTGATGGCAATGGATGCACTGAAAAGAGAAGAATCTTGCGGTGGACATTTCCGTTGGGACCATGCCACGCCGGAAGGAGAAGCAGAACGCGACGATGAGCACTTCAAATATGTTGCTGCCTGGGAATATCAGGGTGGCGACATCAACCAGGAAATGATGCATAAAGAAGATTTGATTTATGAAAACATCGAAGTGAAAACAAGAAGCTACAAATAA
- a CDS encoding ComEC/Rec2 family competence protein, which produces MQKQPLLLLCLVFILGISLQDYFAFGGKTVFTFLTLSVLSLLIFFLKSFLTFKFRVIFLALLFCSFGMFLHFLHGRKPEFPDFKGKKQVIFKLRKKLNSNEKNRRYEVTAWKNNHQFNSVLSVPKSEEALDFSHYYRAELFINKLEKPYSDFQFDYGKYLARKNIYFQSYLPGSLEISARNNLSFSEKIQQKRLEILQKIDSAKLSKPTREFTKGIILADRTEMDKAVVQDFSKSGLVHILAISGSHMAIIFWLILAIFKPLFPANFRNFKIVIALLLIWSFAVFIDYGSSVVRSCIMISAYYVFILLQRKPDLLHAMALAALVILVIDTNQFFDVGFQLSFLAVFGIFWFNQPILKLLPQARNKYQKFFLNIVSISISAQVATLPLVLFYFHQYSFISIIANLVIIPFSELLIIFALLMTFFAAISVDISFLNLVNDFCVTTTLKAIHFFAEVDFAFFKMIPMTLLEVFVLLIIIYLLRFVLKNFSIKNSARFGYFFLIFIAVRMLLNYKAENLNETLEHHFFKEKIVSVKKGGHVNFYAGRNVDKEKVMQYIIEPYLTSRRTKSFQLIMKDRNFVHLRSEAPKNVSQR; this is translated from the coding sequence TTGCAAAAACAGCCGCTGCTTCTGCTTTGTCTTGTCTTTATTCTGGGAATTTCGCTGCAGGATTATTTTGCATTTGGTGGTAAAACGGTTTTTACATTTCTTACTTTAAGCGTTCTTTCGCTGCTGATTTTCTTTCTTAAAAGCTTTCTTACGTTCAAATTTCGGGTGATTTTTCTGGCATTGCTTTTTTGCAGTTTCGGAATGTTTCTTCATTTTCTTCACGGCAGAAAACCGGAATTTCCAGATTTTAAGGGAAAAAAGCAGGTAATTTTTAAACTGCGGAAAAAGCTCAACAGCAACGAGAAAAACCGGCGCTACGAAGTCACTGCGTGGAAAAATAACCATCAGTTTAACAGCGTACTTTCTGTACCGAAAAGTGAAGAAGCGCTTGATTTTTCCCATTATTACCGCGCAGAACTTTTCATCAATAAACTCGAAAAACCGTACAGCGATTTCCAATTTGATTACGGTAAATATTTAGCCCGGAAAAATATTTATTTCCAAAGTTATTTACCTGGTTCGTTAGAAATTTCTGCGCGAAACAATCTTTCTTTTTCAGAAAAAATTCAACAGAAAAGGCTGGAAATTCTACAAAAAATTGATAGCGCCAAACTTTCAAAACCAACGCGGGAATTTACCAAAGGAATTATCCTGGCAGACCGCACGGAAATGGATAAAGCGGTAGTTCAGGATTTCAGCAAATCGGGTTTGGTACATATTTTAGCGATTTCGGGATCGCACATGGCGATTATTTTCTGGCTGATTTTAGCGATTTTTAAGCCGCTTTTTCCGGCAAATTTTCGGAATTTTAAAATTGTAATTGCGCTGTTGCTAATCTGGAGTTTCGCGGTTTTTATCGATTACGGAAGTTCTGTAGTGCGCAGCTGCATTATGATTTCGGCGTATTACGTTTTTATTTTGCTTCAAAGAAAGCCGGATTTGCTGCATGCGATGGCACTTGCCGCGTTGGTTATTTTGGTCATCGACACCAACCAGTTTTTTGACGTGGGTTTTCAGTTGAGTTTTTTGGCGGTTTTCGGAATTTTCTGGTTTAATCAGCCCATTTTAAAATTGCTGCCGCAAGCACGGAATAAATACCAAAAGTTTTTCCTTAACATTGTTTCCATCAGTATTTCTGCGCAGGTGGCGACTTTACCTTTGGTGCTTTTTTATTTTCACCAATATTCTTTTATTTCAATTATTGCGAATCTGGTGATAATTCCGTTTTCAGAATTGCTGATTATTTTTGCGTTGCTGATGACTTTTTTCGCTGCTATTTCGGTAGATATTTCCTTTTTGAATTTAGTCAATGATTTCTGCGTGACCACCACTTTAAAAGCAATTCATTTTTTTGCCGAGGTTGATTTTGCTTTTTTCAAAATGATTCCGATGACTTTGCTGGAGGTTTTCGTGCTCCTGATTATAATCTACCTGCTCAGGTTTGTGCTAAAAAATTTCAGCATTAAAAATTCGGCGCGGTTTGGCTATTTTTTTCTGATTTTCATTGCGGTGCGGATGCTCCTTAATTACAAAGCTGAAAATTTGAATGAAACTTTGGAACATCATTTCTTTAAAGAGAAAATAGTTTCGGTAAAAAAAGGCGGGCACGTTAATTTTTATGCAGGCAGAAATGTGGACAAAGAAAAAGTGATGCAGTACATCATTGAACCCTATCTGACCTCCCGCCGGACAAAATCGTTTCAGCTCATTATGAAGGATAGAAATTTTGTACATTTAAGGTCTGAAGCACCGAAAAATGTTTCGCAGCGCTGA
- a CDS encoding DUF2480 family protein — protein MSDLEIKNKIAESGLVNFDLSKLVPRGKRIGIDLKDFLFEGLILKEKDFREKINSLDTALYNSAFVYIYNSAEAIVPLWAYFLLTAKLTGVAKKVVFGNREDLEVLLMHNAIQTYDFSELNDKRVLVKGCSDEQIPENAYIELVEQLKPVVKSLMFGEACSNVPIFKN, from the coding sequence ATGTCAGATTTAGAAATAAAAAATAAAATTGCCGAAAGCGGATTGGTTAATTTTGACCTTTCTAAGCTGGTTCCGCGGGGCAAAAGGATCGGAATTGATCTTAAAGATTTCCTTTTCGAAGGCTTAATTTTGAAAGAAAAAGACTTCCGCGAAAAAATAAATTCACTCGATACAGCACTCTATAATTCTGCTTTTGTTTACATCTATAATTCTGCCGAGGCTATCGTTCCTTTATGGGCGTATTTTCTGCTCACCGCAAAATTGACAGGTGTTGCAAAAAAAGTAGTCTTTGGCAACCGTGAAGATCTGGAAGTGCTGTTGATGCACAATGCGATTCAAACTTATGATTTTTCTGAATTGAACGATAAGAGAGTCCTGGTGAAAGGCTGCAGCGATGAGCAAATTCCGGAAAACGCCTATATCGAATTGGTGGAACAGCTGAAACCCGTGGTGAAATCGCTGATGTTCGGTGAAGCCTGCTCCAACGTACCGATTTTTAAAAATTAA
- a CDS encoding DUF937 domain-containing protein, producing MSLIDLITGNAGTQVAAQAENKFGIDKNQVIALMAVAAPLVISYLRKKSQENDQEAEALNSALEKDHDGSILNNPEQAAERQQEGNSILDHIFGGQKSQVENQLSAKTGISMDKIGPILGMLAPLIMGYIGKQKQSNGVNSGGGLGDLLGGILGGAQNQAQAEPSNPLNDILGSVLGGSSNSGNPLNDILGGVMGGGNSNQQQGGLGGLLGSILGGR from the coding sequence ATGAGCTTAATCGATCTAATTACAGGAAACGCCGGCACTCAGGTCGCCGCGCAGGCGGAAAATAAATTCGGAATAGACAAAAATCAGGTGATCGCTTTAATGGCGGTTGCGGCACCTCTGGTAATTTCTTACCTCCGAAAAAAATCGCAGGAAAACGACCAGGAAGCTGAAGCACTAAATTCTGCACTGGAAAAAGATCACGACGGCAGCATTTTAAATAATCCGGAGCAGGCAGCCGAAAGACAGCAGGAAGGAAATTCTATTCTCGATCATATTTTCGGCGGGCAGAAAAGCCAGGTAGAAAACCAGCTTTCAGCAAAAACCGGCATTTCTATGGATAAAATCGGGCCGATTCTCGGGATGTTGGCACCGCTCATTATGGGTTATATCGGCAAACAGAAACAGTCGAACGGTGTAAATTCCGGTGGCGGTTTGGGAGATTTGTTGGGTGGTATTTTAGGCGGCGCGCAAAATCAGGCGCAGGCAGAACCCTCCAATCCTTTGAACGATATTTTAGGAAGCGTTCTGGGCGGTTCTTCGAATTCGGGAAATCCGCTGAATGATATTTTAGGCGGTGTGATGGGTGGCGGGAACTCAAACCAACAGCAAGGTGGTTTGGGTGGTCTTTTAGGAAGTATTTTAGGCGGAAGATAA
- a CDS encoding type II toxin-antitoxin system HigB family toxin gives MRIVTFLRIKEFTKKYPDADIALRDWYLKTQKSNWNNLADIKQTFNTADYVGNNRFVFNIRGNSYRLITIVIFASKKVYIRFIGTHQ, from the coding sequence ATGAGAATCGTAACTTTTTTAAGGATTAAAGAATTTACAAAGAAATATCCTGATGCAGATATTGCTTTACGGGATTGGTATTTAAAAACACAGAAAAGCAATTGGAATAATCTTGCCGATATCAAACAGACTTTCAACACAGCGGATTACGTTGGAAATAACCGGTTTGTCTTTAATATTCGTGGAAATTCTTACCGCTTAATTACCATTGTAATTTTCGCGTCCAAAAAAGTTTACATTAGGTTTATTGGTACTCATCAGTGA
- a CDS encoding helix-turn-helix domain-containing protein translates to MTSKQYKAACKRIEELLLEVGNDTSPENDRFIELDFLSDAVADYEEQNFPVQTPTLPEVLKLRMYEMELSQLKLSEILNVSPSRISEFLNGKSEPTLKVAREISRKLKIDAAVVLGV, encoded by the coding sequence ATGACTTCAAAACAATACAAAGCCGCCTGCAAAAGAATCGAGGAACTGCTGCTTGAGGTGGGAAACGACACTTCACCAGAAAACGACCGTTTTATTGAGCTGGATTTCTTATCTGATGCAGTAGCAGATTACGAAGAGCAAAATTTTCCGGTTCAAACTCCCACTTTACCGGAAGTTCTGAAGCTCAGAATGTATGAGATGGAACTTTCGCAACTAAAACTTTCTGAAATTTTAAATGTAAGTCCGTCACGAATCAGCGAATTTCTAAACGGAAAATCGGAACCTACGCTGAAGGTTGCACGCGAGATCAGCAGAAAACTAAAAATTGACGCTGCAGTAGTTTTAGGCGTTTAA
- the aspS gene encoding aspartate--tRNA ligase, giving the protein MFRTHTNGELNLENLNQNVTLSGWVQTIRDKGFMMWIDLRDRYGITQLVFDADRSSEELLENAHKLGREFVIQIEGKVIERVSKNPKIPTGDIEILVEKLVILNQSEVPPFTIEDQTDGGEELRMKYRYLDIRRNPVKDKLIFRHKMAQKVRNYLSDQNFIEVETPVLIKSTPEGARDFVVPSRMNPGQFYALPQSPQTFKQLLMIGGIDRYFQIVKCFRDEDLRADRQPEFTQIDCEMAFVQQEDVLEIFEGMTANLLKDITGKEFGKFPRMTFADAMKKYGNDKPDIRFGMDFVELNELVQGKDFKIFDDAELVVGINVEGCADYTRKQIDELIDWVKRPQIGASGMIWIKFQNDGVVTSSVNKFYSEEDLKKIAEKFGAKPGDLMLLMSGNENKVRTQLSALRMELGNRLGLRNPKEFAPLWVIDFPLLEWDEETGRYHAMHHPFTSPKPEDVHLLETDPGKARANAYDLILNGNEIGGGSVRIFDKDLQAKMFNLLGFTKEDAEEQFGFLMNAFQFGAPPHAGIALGFDRLVAILDGNEVIRDYIAFPKNNSGRDVMIDAPSKIADEQLEELFLKVESKE; this is encoded by the coding sequence ATGTTTCGTACGCACACCAACGGAGAATTAAACCTCGAAAATCTAAATCAAAATGTTACCCTTTCCGGCTGGGTTCAAACCATACGCGACAAAGGTTTTATGATGTGGATTGATTTGCGCGACCGTTACGGCATTACGCAGTTGGTTTTCGATGCAGACCGTTCTTCCGAAGAATTGCTGGAAAACGCACATAAACTCGGACGCGAATTCGTCATTCAAATCGAAGGAAAGGTCATCGAAAGAGTCAGCAAAAATCCAAAAATTCCTACAGGAGATATTGAAATTCTGGTAGAAAAACTGGTAATTTTAAATCAGTCTGAAGTTCCACCTTTCACCATCGAAGACCAAACTGATGGCGGTGAAGAATTGAGAATGAAATACAGATATCTGGACATTCGCAGAAATCCGGTAAAAGACAAATTAATTTTTCGCCACAAAATGGCTCAAAAAGTCAGAAATTATCTTTCTGACCAAAACTTCATTGAAGTTGAAACGCCGGTGCTCATTAAATCTACACCGGAAGGTGCGCGAGATTTCGTAGTGCCAAGCCGCATGAATCCCGGACAGTTTTACGCTTTGCCGCAATCACCGCAAACTTTCAAACAGTTGTTGATGATCGGTGGAATAGACCGCTATTTCCAGATTGTAAAATGTTTCCGTGATGAAGATTTGCGCGCAGACCGACAACCTGAATTTACACAGATCGATTGTGAAATGGCTTTCGTGCAACAGGAAGATGTTTTGGAAATTTTCGAAGGAATGACGGCGAATTTATTGAAAGATATCACCGGAAAAGAATTTGGAAAATTCCCGAGAATGACTTTCGCGGACGCGATGAAAAAATACGGAAACGACAAACCTGATATCCGTTTCGGGATGGATTTCGTGGAACTGAACGAGCTTGTTCAAGGCAAAGATTTCAAAATTTTTGATGATGCAGAACTCGTTGTCGGAATTAATGTTGAAGGTTGCGCCGATTATACCAGAAAGCAAATTGACGAACTCATCGATTGGGTAAAACGCCCGCAAATCGGTGCTTCCGGCATGATTTGGATTAAATTTCAAAATGACGGCGTCGTAACTTCTTCTGTAAATAAATTTTACAGCGAAGAAGATTTAAAGAAAATCGCAGAAAAATTCGGCGCTAAACCCGGAGATTTAATGCTTTTAATGTCCGGAAATGAAAATAAAGTCAGAACCCAACTCTCTGCTTTAAGAATGGAATTAGGAAACAGATTGGGCTTAAGAAATCCGAAAGAATTTGCGCCGCTTTGGGTCATTGACTTTCCGCTTTTGGAGTGGGACGAAGAGACCGGAAGATATCACGCAATGCATCATCCATTCACTTCTCCAAAACCCGAAGACGTCCATTTACTCGAAACCGATCCGGGAAAAGCGCGCGCAAATGCGTATGATTTGATTTTGAACGGAAATGAAATCGGTGGCGGTTCTGTACGGATTTTCGATAAAGATTTACAGGCCAAAATGTTCAATTTATTAGGTTTTACCAAAGAAGATGCGGAAGAACAGTTCGGATTCCTGATGAACGCCTTCCAGTTTGGTGCTCCACCACACGCAGGAATAGCCTTAGGTTTCGACCGTTTGGTCGCTATTCTTGACGGTAATGAAGTGATTCGGGATTACATCGCTTTCCCGAAAAATAATTCCGGACGCGACGTGATGATAGACGCGCCCAGCAAAATTGCGGATGAGCAATTGGAGGAACTTTTCCTGAAAGTGGAAAGTAAAGAATAA